GGCTGACCCGCGGAATCTCCGCCAGCGGCTCGATCCGCCCATACAGCGGCAGGTCCACCGAGCCCGAGCTCGGCACCCGGCCGCTCACCGGCACGTCGACCGGCAGCGGGATACGCCGGGCGGCGTCCTGGTACAGCCGATACGCAATGGGCTTGCTGTGCTCGGCCGTACCGGCCAGGTAGCGCACTTCACCGACGCCGCCGTGCTGTCCGCCGTCGACACGCATTTGATAAGGGGTATCCGGGTTGCATTCGAGCCGGGGCCGACGGGTCGCGGGCAGCGCCGCGCCAAGGGCTCCCTCGGGGCCGTCGAGGCGCGGGCCGCTGCCGAAATCCAGCACGCCCAGCTGCTCGACGCCGGCGCCGCGCTCCTGCCCCACCAACTGGCAGCCGCGCTGCACGTTGACCCGGACCTCCACCTGGAACTCCGCGGCCCATGCAGTCGCGCCGAGCACAATGCCCATGCCTGCGAAAACCAGCTTGCCATTCAATGCCTCAGTCCTTTTGAGGAGCGATAGGTACAGCTCAGGTTAGCCAGCAGCGGAAAAAGCGCCAGCGACGCGGGGAACTTGCCTCGCCTGAAATCACCCCCTCAAGGCTGATCGCACCATTGCGGCACACGGCTCGACGGGCAAAAAACTGTATAGGCCAGAGCTTTTCGTATAGAAAGTCGCCCCTCCAGACAGCGCTGGATGCCAGGCCGGGGATTGGTTAAATTACCGCGCCGGTTCCAGGAGGGGAGCAGGCCTGGAACCATCGGGGTAACACCATTGGCCGCTTTACCGCCAAACCGCTCGCCGCGCCCATCGCGCTGGCCCAGGCTGCGCGCCTGGTTCGCCAGGGCGTTCAGCCGGCCCGCCGCCGGCCACGGCCACGGCACCGTGATTCACGACTATTTCCGGCATCAGGCGCATGACCAGGGTTACACCCTCAGTCACAGCCAGCAGCGGGTGATCGACTACATGGCCGGGCAGGCCGACGCCCTGCTCCAGGCAGGCGCCAGCGCCCATGCCCGTCGTGGCTTGTATCTCTACGGTGCGGTGGGACGCGGCAAAAGCTGGCTGCTGGACGGTTTTTTCCGCGCCCTGCCCCTGGCCGACAAGCAGCGCCTGCACTTCCATGACTTCTTCGCCCAGCTGCACCAGGGCATGTTCCGCCATCGCGAGCAGCCCGACGCCCTGGAAACCACCCTCGACGAACTGCTCAGCCAGTGCCGCGTGCTGTGTTTCGACGAGTTCCACGTCCACGATATCGGCGACGCGATGCTGATCACGCGGTTGTTCCAGGCCCTGTTCCAGCGCGGCATCCTGCTGCTGGTGACCTCCAACTACCCGCCCCAGGGCCTGCTGCCCAACCCGCTTTATCACGCGCGCTTCAAGCCGGTGATCGACCTGATCGGCAGCCGGATGCAGGTGATGGAAGTCGGCGGCCCCCACGACTACCGCAGCCAGCCCCGCCAGCATTCGCAGCAGCTGTTCACCCAGGGACGCTACCTGTGGCCCGGCGACGAGCAGCAGCGCCAGGCCTTGCGCCTGCCACAAGGCGACGGCCCGAGCGTGGCGCTAATGGTCGGCGCGCGCCAGCTCCAGGCGCGGTTGTGCGAGCAGCGCACCGTCGGCTTTGCCTTCAGCGACCTGTGCGAACAGCCCACCGCGGTCATGGACTACCTGGAACTGAGCCGCCGTTTCGACACCTGGATCCTCGATGGGCTGCCGTCCCTGGACGACTGTCCGATCGCCGTCCAGCAGCGCTTCATCAATCTGATCGACGTGCTGTACGACCAGGACAAACACCTCACCCTGATCGGCACGCAGCCCTTGCGCGACAGCCTGGGCGGCAACGCCATCGACCTGGCGCGTACCCGCAGCCGCCTGGGCCAGTTGCAGGAAATCGCCGCGGCTACCACGCCCACCTGAGCCGGCGGTCGCCACCGGCCACTGCCGGCCGCTATCATGGCGAGCATTTCCAGGGCCCAGCGCCCCCACCTTGCCCGAGTGTCGAACCTGTTCATGGATACCCTTGCCCAACTGCGGGCCGGCCAACTGGCCGGGCTCAAGCGTCTGGACCTGTCTTGCGGGCTGACGGAGTTTCCCCGGGAAATCTTCGACCTGGCGGACTCGCTGGAAGTCCTCAACCTCAGCGGCAACGCCCTGAGCAGCCTGCCGGACGATCTGCACCGCCTGCCCCACCTGCGCGTGCTGTTCTGTTCCGACAACCGCTTCACCGAGCTGCCCGCCTGTCTCGGCCAGTGCGCCCGGCTGAGCATGATCGGCTTCAAGGCCAACCGCATCGAGCGGGTGCCCGCCGCCGCCCTGCCGCCGCTGCTGCGCTGGCTGATCCTCACCGACAACCGCATCGAGGAGTTGCCCGAGGAACTGGGCCAGCGCCCGCACCTGCAAAAACTGATGCTCGCCGGCAACCGCCTGGCCCGGCTGCCGCACAGCCTCGGCCAGTGCCATCGGCTGGAGCTGATCCGCATCGCCGCCAACCGCCTGGGCAGCCTGCCGCCGTTCCTGCTGGCACTGCCGCGCCTGACCTGGCTGGCCTACGCTGGCAACCCGCTGGAGTCCGAGGCAGACGCCGCGGCGCTGGAGTCGGTGGCGAGCATCCCCTGGGCCGAGCTGCAGCTGCAGGAACGCCTGGGCGAAGGCGCCTCCGGGGTGATTCACCGGGCCCTGTGGCAGCGCCCCGGACACGCGCCGGTGGCCGTGGCGGTCAAGCTGTACAAGGGCGAAATGACCAGCGACGGCTCGCCGCTGCATGAAATGAACGCCTGCATCAGCGCCGGCCTGCACCCGAACCTGATTCGCGTCGAAGGCCGGATCGGCGCCCATCCCGCAGGGCAGAACGGCCTGGTGATGCAACTGATCGACCCGAGCTACCGCAACCTCGCGGCCCTGCCGAGCCTGGCCTCATGCACCCGGGACATCTACGAAGAAACCACCCGTTTCAGTGCCGACGCGGCCTTGCGCCTGGCCCGGGGCATCGCCTCGGTGGGCGCGCACCTGCATCGCCAGGGCATCACCCACGGCGACCTGTACGGCCATAACATTCTGTGGAACCCGCAAGGCGATTGCCTGCTGGGGGATTTTGGCGCCGCGTCCTTCCATGCCCTGGACGACACCGAGGAAACCCGGGCGCTGCAACGCATCGAAGTGCGGGCCTTCGGCATTCTGCTGGAGGAGTTGCTGGAGAGGATCGAGACGGGCCTGAGCCCAGGGCAGCATGAACGCCTGCGAGCGCTGGTCGGCGACTGTTGTCAGCCCCAGGTGCTGGCGCGGCCGGGCTTTGCCGAAGTGATAGGGGTATTGCAGGGCATTTGAAACAGAGCATCGCGAGCAGGCTCGCTCCTACGGGAGCGAGCTGATCGCTCAGGCAACGCGATTCACAGGGTCGGGCTCAGCCCGCCAGGCCGACGAACATGTCCTGTACGTCGTCATGGTTGTCCAGGCCTTCGAGGAAGGCTTCGACTTCCGCCATCTGCTCGTCGGACAGGCCGCTGACCGGGTTCTTCGGCTGGTAGCCGAGCTTGGCCGAGAGCACAGTGAAACCTTGTTCCGGCAGGGCTTTCTGCACGGCATCGAGGTCGGCGGGGTCGGTCAGGAACAGGGTCGCGCCCTCTTCTTCCGCCGGTTCGAAATCCTGGGCCCCGGCTTCGATGGCCGCCAGTTCCGGATCGGCATCCGGGCTGTCCGCAGTGGCTTCGATCATGCCGACATGGTTGAAGTCCCAGGACACCGAACCGGACGCGCCCAGCTGCCCCTTGCGGAACGCCACGCGGATTTCCGCGACGGTGCGGTTGATGTTGTCGGTCACGCATTCGACGATCAGCGGCACCTGGTGCGGGGCGAAACCTTCATAGGTCACGCGGTGGTACTGCACGGTCTCGCCCAGCTGGCCGGAACCCTTCTTGATCGCGCGCTCCAGGGTCTCGCGGGGCATCGAGGCCTTTTTCGCCTGCTCCACCACCAGGCGCAGGTGCGCGTTGGTGGCGACATCGGCGCCGTTGCGGGCAGCAATGGTGATTTCCTTGACCAGCTTGCCGAAGATCTTGCCCTTGGCGTTGGCTGCCGCTTCTTTGTGTTTAACCTTCCACTGTGCGCCCATTACTCACTCTCTTTGATCTGTGGCGTCGAGTTGGATGTGGCCGACGCGATGGGCAAGTTTATACGGCCTGAGGCCGCCAATCGACCAAAAAGTCAGATCCGCGACCACCTGCCCCGCCCCTCAGCCCTTGTCGGCCTTGCCCGCCGCCGCAGCCAGGCGGGCCAGGCGCACGTCCAGGTGCCGCGGCCGCCACCCGTGGTCCTCGGCCCGCTCTTTGCGACGGATGGCGTTGCGCACCAGCAGCGAGCCCAGGTAGCGAAACGGCTCCGGCGGGAAGTACCCCAGCGGGCCGTTGACCAGTGGCGAACGGGTCCAGGGATTGTCCAGGCCCAGCACCAGCGAAGCGAGGATCTGCCCACCCATGTGGCACGGGCCGACGCCGCTTCCGGAGTAGCCGAAGCCGTAGAACACATTGCCGCTGGCGCTCATCTGGCCGAAGAACGGCAGGCCGGTGACCGAGCGATCCGACGGCCCGTTCCAGGTCGCCGCCACCGGCACCTCGGCAAAGGCCGGGAAGAACGCTTCCAGGCTGCGGCGTAACTGGTCGGCATAGGGCGACGGTTGGTCGAACACCGGCAGCATGCGCCCGCCATAGGCGAAGGTGTTGCCGCCCTTGCCGAGCATGATCCGGCCGTCCGGGGTGTTGCGGTAGTAATGCACGAAGATCCGCGAATCGAGCACGGTGACGCCGCTGGTCAGGCCGATCGACTTGAGCAGTTCGGGGCGCGGCGCGGTGATCAGCATGTCGCTGGAAACGATCGCCACGCTGCGCTCGAAACGCGGAAAGGCCCGGGCCATCCAGGCGTTCATCGCCAGCACCACCCGCCGTGCCCGGATCCGTCCGCCGGGCGTA
This portion of the Pseudomonas sp. MRSN 12121 genome encodes:
- the zapE gene encoding cell division protein ZapE, which codes for MAALPPNRSPRPSRWPRLRAWFARAFSRPAAGHGHGTVIHDYFRHQAHDQGYTLSHSQQRVIDYMAGQADALLQAGASAHARRGLYLYGAVGRGKSWLLDGFFRALPLADKQRLHFHDFFAQLHQGMFRHREQPDALETTLDELLSQCRVLCFDEFHVHDIGDAMLITRLFQALFQRGILLLVTSNYPPQGLLPNPLYHARFKPVIDLIGSRMQVMEVGGPHDYRSQPRQHSQQLFTQGRYLWPGDEQQRQALRLPQGDGPSVALMVGARQLQARLCEQRTVGFAFSDLCEQPTAVMDYLELSRRFDTWILDGLPSLDDCPIAVQQRFINLIDVLYDQDKHLTLIGTQPLRDSLGGNAIDLARTRSRLGQLQEIAAATTPT
- a CDS encoding spore coat U domain-containing protein; translation: MGIVLGATAWAAEFQVEVRVNVQRGCQLVGQERGAGVEQLGVLDFGSGPRLDGPEGALGAALPATRRPRLECNPDTPYQMRVDGGQHGGVGEVRYLAGTAEHSKPIAYRLYQDAARRIPLPVDVPVSGRVPSSGSVDLPLYGRIEPLAEIPRVSRYSDLLKVTVTW
- a CDS encoding leucine-rich repeat-containing protein kinase family protein, yielding MDTLAQLRAGQLAGLKRLDLSCGLTEFPREIFDLADSLEVLNLSGNALSSLPDDLHRLPHLRVLFCSDNRFTELPACLGQCARLSMIGFKANRIERVPAAALPPLLRWLILTDNRIEELPEELGQRPHLQKLMLAGNRLARLPHSLGQCHRLELIRIAANRLGSLPPFLLALPRLTWLAYAGNPLESEADAAALESVASIPWAELQLQERLGEGASGVIHRALWQRPGHAPVAVAVKLYKGEMTSDGSPLHEMNACISAGLHPNLIRVEGRIGAHPAGQNGLVMQLIDPSYRNLAALPSLASCTRDIYEETTRFSADAALRLARGIASVGAHLHRQGITHGDLYGHNILWNPQGDCLLGDFGAASFHALDDTEETRALQRIEVRAFGILLEELLERIETGLSPGQHERLRALVGDCCQPQVLARPGFAEVIGVLQGI
- a CDS encoding YebC/PmpR family DNA-binding transcriptional regulator, whose translation is MGAQWKVKHKEAAANAKGKIFGKLVKEITIAARNGADVATNAHLRLVVEQAKKASMPRETLERAIKKGSGQLGETVQYHRVTYEGFAPHQVPLIVECVTDNINRTVAEIRVAFRKGQLGASGSVSWDFNHVGMIEATADSPDADPELAAIEAGAQDFEPAEEEGATLFLTDPADLDAVQKALPEQGFTVLSAKLGYQPKNPVSGLSDEQMAEVEAFLEGLDNHDDVQDMFVGLAG
- a CDS encoding FAD-dependent oxidoreductase; translation: MRPFWLEQALSAESAVNCPPLQGDTEADVCIVGGGYTGLWTAIQLKEQNPGLDVALIEADLCGAGASGRNGGCVLSWSAKYFTLERLFGVEEAVRLVKESERSVRAIGAFCERHGIDAEYRLDGTLYTATSRAQCGATDGVIAALERQGIHSFEKRPPADVQRLAGSTRHLEGWFSPMAASVQPGKLVRGLRRVALQRGVRIYENSAMTGLEEGVPATIHTPGGRIRARRVVLAMNAWMARAFPRFERSVAIVSSDMLITAPRPELLKSIGLTSGVTVLDSRIFVHYYRNTPDGRIMLGKGGNTFAYGGRMLPVFDQPSPYADQLRRSLEAFFPAFAEVPVAATWNGPSDRSVTGLPFFGQMSASGNVFYGFGYSGSGVGPCHMGGQILASLVLGLDNPWTRSPLVNGPLGYFPPEPFRYLGSLLVRNAIRRKERAEDHGWRPRHLDVRLARLAAAAGKADKG